A region of the Paracoccaceae bacterium genome:
ATCTCCGCGATCTCGCGCGCCACCCGGGTATCGCCCGCCGAAATGCCGATCCGCGCCGCCTCGTTGTCCAGTGCGGCCTGCGTGACAAGCTGCTGGCGCACCTGCCGGTCAAGGCCCAGCATCTGCGCCATCTCGAAGGTCACGGGCTGGCCCACCTGCGCCGAGAACGCGCTCATCTCGGCGCGCAGCGCATTGGCATAGTCGGTGACCGTGAGGTCGCGGTCTCCGACCCGGCCGACGCTGGTCACCCCGCCGCCGAAATTGGTGATCGAGAACCCGGCAAGACCCACGATCAGCAGGACCAGCATGATCCAGACGAAGATGTTGGCGATGCCGCCTTTCTTCTTCCTGGGTGTCGTTGTCTCGGGGGCGGGTCTGGCCATGGGCACGCTCTCGGGCAAAGGTCCGGCATTCCTTAGAGAGGAACGCCCAGCGGGGCAAGGGCGGGCCCGCCCGGCCTATCGCGCGAGGATCGTCACCATGGGCAGCGCCGTCAGCGGCAGGTCCAGCGCGCGGAACGCGGGCAGCGACAGCTGCGCCGCCCCCTCGCCGGGCAAGAGGTCGACGGCCAGCGACGCGCCGCCCTCGGTCACCACGCGGCCGGGTCCCGCGGCGGTGACCAGCGCCGAGCGCAGCCAGAACCCCGGTTCGGCCGGATTGCCCAGGCTGACGGCCACGCGGCCGAGTTCGCGTTCCGATGCCGGGGCGGCGGGTGCGGCCAGCGCCGCCGCCTTGTCCGCCGCCGATGTCGTGTCGAGCGCGGCCGCCGTGCGCGCGCCCGGGGGCGGGGCGGGGGGCCGCGGGCTTTCGGCCGGCGGGGCGTCGGCCGCCGGGGCGTCGGCCCCCGCAGGCGCGTCGGCGGCGCGATCGCCGGGCAGCAGGGCGGCGATCCGCGCGCAGCCCGCGACAGGGCCGGACAGAAGCAGGGCAAGCAGGAGGAAGCGCAAGGGCATCATGGCCGCGACCTTAGTTCCCCCGGCCGTGCGCCGCAACGTCCGGCCGGGCCCTTGCGCGAGGGGGCGCCGGGGCATAACCTGATGTGCATGACCGCCAGCCTGTCGCCCCCGCCGCTGATCGACCCCTTCGCCCGCGCGATCCGCTACCTGCGGGTGTCGGTCACCGACCGCTGCGATTTCCGCTGCGTCTACTGCATGGCCGAGAACATGACGTTCCTGCCCAAGGCCGAACTTCTGACGCTGGAAGAGCTTGACCGCATGTGTTCCGCCTTCGTGCGGCTGGGGGTCGACAAGCTGCGGATCACCGGGGGCGAGCCCCTGGTGCGCAAGGGCATCATGACATTCTTCCGCGCCATGTCGCGGCACCTGGAGACCGGCGCGCTGCGGGAACTGACGCTGACCACCAACGGCAGCCAGCTGCGCCGCTTTGCCGCCGAGCTTGCGGATTGCGGTGTCCGGCGGATCAATGTGTCGCTCGATACGCTGGATGCGGCGAAATTCGCCCAGGTGACGCGCTGGGGCCGCCTGCCGCAGGTGCTGGACGGCATCGCCGCCGCGCAGGATGCGGGGCTGCGCGTCAAGATCAACGCCGTGGCGCTCAAGGGGTTCAACGAGGAGGAGCAGTTCAGCCTGACCGAATGGTGCGCCGGACAGGGCCACGACCTGACCTGGATCGAGGTCATGCCGATGGGCGACCTCGGCAACGAGGACCGGCTGGACCAGTACTGGTCGCTCAGGGACCTGCGCGCGCGCTACGGCGAACGCTTCACGGTTACCGACCTGGCCGAACGCACCGGCGGCCCCGCCCGCTACGTGCGGCTGGAGGAGACGGGGCAGAAGATCGGGTTCATCACGCCGCTGACGCACAATTTCTGCGAAAGCTGCAACCGCGTGCGGCTGACCTGCACGGGCGAGCTGTACATGTGCCTCGGGCAGGAAGACATGGCCGACCTTCGCGCGCCGCTGCGGGCCGAGGCCGGGGACGAGGCGCTGGAACGCGCGATCCGCGCGGCCATCGCGCGCAAGCCGAAGGGCCATGACTTCGACTATTCGCGCCAGTCCGTCGCGGGCCAGGTCACACGCCACATGAGCCATACGGGCGGGTAAGGGCAGGCCGCCCGCTACAGCCGCGACAACGCCGGGATCAGCAGTTTCTGTCCCACGGCGATGCGGTCGGGCGCCGACAGGACGCGGCGGTTCGCCTCGAATATCGCGGGATATCGGGCGGCGTCGCCATAGAACCGCAGGGCAAGCGCCCCGAGCGAGTCGCCCGGCGCGACCGTATAGGTCACGTCGGTGGCCGATGCCGAGGGCAGCGCGGCAATCTCGGCCGTCGGGTCGGCCGCATCGCCCTCGCCCAGATCCTCGGCCTGTGACCGGGCGACGATCGCGGCCAGCAGCACCGCCGTATCCACCCGCCCCTCGGCGGTGACCAGACCGGCGGGTGCCGACACCGCGCCGCTGCCGACCGCCTCGTTCACCAGCGCGTCGATGTAGGCATCCGACTGGCCCTGCCGCAGCGCCTGCGACACGATCCCCTGCAATGTGACCTGCGGCGTGGCGTCGGGACGCGCCGTCAGGCCGCGCAGGCCCGACAGCGCGGCCAGCGACATCGCCGCCATCGCATCGTCGCCGCCGCCGGGCGGCGCCGGCGCGGGGGCCGCCTGCGGCCCGGCCAGACCTGCCAGAACCGCCGCCGTCGTCGCCTCCAGATCGCTGACCGCGGGGGTGCGCGGCGCCGGTGCCGGCGCGGGCGCGGGGGCAACGGCGGCGGGATCGGTGGCGGCACGCGCCAGCACCGGTTCGGCCTCGGCCTTGGCGGGCGGCGGCGTCGCGGTCCCCGCCGTGTCCCTGGACAGCACGAGCCATTTCAGCGGATCCACGGTGATCGCGAGGCTCGCGAGGACGACGATGGCCAGATAGATGATCGCAAGGCGTTTCATGGCGGTCTCCTGCGGGCGGGATCGGGCGGGCCGGTGCGGGCCGCGTCAGCCCTGGCCCTCTGGCTTGACGACGGACAGGCCCAGCATCAGCCAGTTCTGCATGCCACCCCGATAATAGTGCAGCTTTTCCGGCGGATAGCCCGCGTCGATCAGATAGCGGATGGCGCGCGGGCTCTGGTCGCACCAGGGCCCGTTGCAGAACAGCGCCAGGTCCAGCGCAGTGCCGAAGTCGAACCCGCCCGCGGCGCGGGGCTGCGCGCCCAGCGCCAGCAGGATCTGGTCGCGGTAGGGGTTGCCCGGGGCCAGCGTGGCAAAGGGCACGTTCACCGCGCCGGGGATGCTGCCCTTGGCGTACCATTCCGGCAGGCGCGAATCCATCAGCACCCCCGTGCCGCCCGCGACTGCGGTTTCGAGGAACGCGATCAGTTCCAGTTCGCCCAGCGTCTCGACACCCGGCGCGGCCTGCATCGGATGGATGCAGAACGGCGGGCAGGGGCGCGAGGTCTTGGCGAAATCGCCCGTCACCGTCGCGCTCTGGTCCTGGTTGCGGGCAATCGTCACCGGCTGGCCGTTCAGGACGATGCGCGCCTCGGCCCGGTCCTCGGTCAGCCGCACCTCCTGCGCGGTCGCGGCCGGGGCTGCAAGCACCGCGCCCGCAAGGGCGATGGCCTTCGGCATGCCGGAAAGCCGGATCAGATCACGCAACATGTGGCACCCCCCGATGCTATGTCCACAGCGCCTTGCCCGCGCACACAAAGGTTGTGGGGCACCACGCGCATTCACCAACATGTGACACAGCCCTGCCCCCGGGTCAATTTTCCTCTGGCCACCCTGCCGAAATCGGGTCAGGCGGCCGGGCCCGATGCACGGCCGGGCGTCACCTGCCTGTCACCATGCGGCGCCATCACCCCGTGGGGCAGCAGGGGGCGGCGATGCAGGCGGTCAGGATCGGCGAATCGGATGGCGGCACCACCTTGGCCCCGCTGCGGCTGGGGTGGGAGGAATGGGTGGCCCTGCCGGGCCTCGGCCTGCCCGCGCTCAGGGCAAAGGTCGACACCGGCGCGCGCACCTCGGCGCTGCATGCCTTCGACATCGAACCCTTCGGCCCGGCCTCGGCCCCGCATGTGCGCTTCCTGATCCACCCGATCCCGGGGCGCGAGGATGTCACCATCGCCTGTTCCGCCCCGATCCGCGACCGCCGCGAGATCACCAGTTCGAACGGCGAGACCGAGACCCGCTTGGTGATCGAGACCGAGGTGGTGCTGGGCGCCCGCCGCTGGCCCATCGAGGTCAGCCTGACCGATCGCGGCGGCATGGCCTATCGCATGCTGCTGGGGCGGCAGGCGCTGGGCGAGGGGGCGATGGTCTCGGTGGCCGAGGGGTTCCTGCACGGCGTCCTCAGCCATGACGTCTATCATTCGGCGCGGGTGCTGGCGGCCGCCCCGGCCCGCACCCTGCGCGTGGCCGTCCTGTCGCGCGACGGCGGGGCCTATTCCACCCGCCGCATCGTCGAGGAGGGCACCCGCCGCGGGCATGTGGTCGAGGTGCTCGACACCACGCGGCTCTATGTGGGGATCGGGCCGCTGGCACCCGAAATCCACTGCGACGGCGCGCGCCTGCCGCATTTCGACGCCGTCATCCCCCGCATCGGCCACCGTGTCACGGCCTATGGCGCGGCGATCCTGCGGCAGTTCCAGGCCCGGGGCACCTGGCTGGTGAACGGCCCCGACGGAATCGTGCAAAGCCGCGACAAGCTGCAGGCACATCAGGTTCTGGCGCGGCACCGCGTGCCGATGCCGGCCACGGCCTTCGCCTCCAGCCCCAAGGACACCGGCAACCTGATCGAGCTTGTCGGGGGCGTCCCGCTGGTGGTCAAGCTGCTGGAATCCAGCCAGGGCCGCGGCGTCGTGCTGGCCGAAACCCCCGCCGCAGCGGCCAGCGTGATCTCGGCCTTCCGGGGCCTCAAGGCCGATTTCCTGGTGCAGCGGTTCGTGGCCGAGGCCAGGGGCTGCGACATCCGCTGCATGGTGCTGGACGGCCGGGTGGTGGCCGCCATGCGCAGGCGGGCGGCACCGGGCGAATTCCGGTCGAACCTGCACCAGGGTGGCACCGCCGAGGCGGTCCGCATCAGCCGCGCCGAGCGCGAGGTGGCGGTCCGGGCCGCGCGCGCCTTTCGCCTCGGGCTGGCCGGGGTCGACCTGCTGCGCTCGGCCGACGGGCCGAAGGTGCTTGAGGTCAATTCCTCGCCCGGGTTCGAGGGGGTCGAGCGTGCCTCGGGCCGCAACGTCGCCGCGGCGCTGTTCGATGCGGTGGAACGCCACGTCCGGCCGACCCCCGCGCGCAAGCGCGGCCTGCGCAGCGATTGACGGGGCCGGGCCGCCGCCGCATGGTCCGGGCCATGTCCGATCCCGCATCCCCCCG
Encoded here:
- a CDS encoding rhodanese-like domain-containing protein, giving the protein MPKAIALAGAVLAAPAATAQEVRLTEDRAEARIVLNGQPVTIARNQDQSATVTGDFAKTSRPCPPFCIHPMQAAPGVETLGELELIAFLETAVAGGTGVLMDSRLPEWYAKGSIPGAVNVPFATLAPGNPYRDQILLALGAQPRAAGGFDFGTALDLALFCNGPWCDQSPRAIRYLIDAGYPPEKLHYYRGGMQNWLMLGLSVVKPEGQG
- the rimK gene encoding 30S ribosomal protein S6--L-glutamate ligase — encoded protein: MQAVRIGESDGGTTLAPLRLGWEEWVALPGLGLPALRAKVDTGARTSALHAFDIEPFGPASAPHVRFLIHPIPGREDVTIACSAPIRDRREITSSNGETETRLVIETEVVLGARRWPIEVSLTDRGGMAYRMLLGRQALGEGAMVSVAEGFLHGVLSHDVYHSARVLAAAPARTLRVAVLSRDGGAYSTRRIVEEGTRRGHVVEVLDTTRLYVGIGPLAPEIHCDGARLPHFDAVIPRIGHRVTAYGAAILRQFQARGTWLVNGPDGIVQSRDKLQAHQVLARHRVPMPATAFASSPKDTGNLIELVGGVPLVVKLLESSQGRGVVLAETPAAAASVISAFRGLKADFLVQRFVAEARGCDIRCMVLDGRVVAAMRRRAAPGEFRSNLHQGGTAEAVRISRAEREVAVRAARAFRLGLAGVDLLRSADGPKVLEVNSSPGFEGVERASGRNVAAALFDAVERHVRPTPARKRGLRSD
- a CDS encoding LysM peptidoglycan-binding domain-containing protein, with product MKRLAIIYLAIVVLASLAITVDPLKWLVLSRDTAGTATPPPAKAEAEPVLARAATDPAAVAPAPAPAPAPRTPAVSDLEATTAAVLAGLAGPQAAPAPAPPGGGDDAMAAMSLAALSGLRGLTARPDATPQVTLQGIVSQALRQGQSDAYIDALVNEAVGSGAVSAPAGLVTAEGRVDTAVLLAAIVARSQAEDLGEGDAADPTAEIAALPSASATDVTYTVAPGDSLGALALRFYGDAARYPAIFEANRRVLSAPDRIAVGQKLLIPALSRL
- the moaA gene encoding GTP 3',8-cyclase MoaA, with protein sequence MTASLSPPPLIDPFARAIRYLRVSVTDRCDFRCVYCMAENMTFLPKAELLTLEELDRMCSAFVRLGVDKLRITGGEPLVRKGIMTFFRAMSRHLETGALRELTLTTNGSQLRRFAAELADCGVRRINVSLDTLDAAKFAQVTRWGRLPQVLDGIAAAQDAGLRVKINAVALKGFNEEEQFSLTEWCAGQGHDLTWIEVMPMGDLGNEDRLDQYWSLRDLRARYGERFTVTDLAERTGGPARYVRLEETGQKIGFITPLTHNFCESCNRVRLTCTGELYMCLGQEDMADLRAPLRAEAGDEALERAIRAAIARKPKGHDFDYSRQSVAGQVTRHMSHTGG